The Argonema galeatum A003/A1 genome includes a window with the following:
- a CDS encoding LmeA family phospholipid-binding protein produces the protein MAANQPGLGEQALSKAAEIGLSSQLNEGQPMTVNTEKVEFRLPGEGKFSLNATIRLQETGETKQTGFTAIPRMKEGGNRISLEEVQYVEGKDLSPELTNALLEKSSELLDLRNFEMEGMSLRLKGLDVQKSKLTLQAEALVKEFPSA, from the coding sequence ATGGCAGCAAATCAACCAGGGCTAGGTGAGCAAGCACTCAGTAAGGCAGCGGAAATTGGCCTTTCCAGTCAACTGAATGAAGGTCAACCCATGACCGTTAACACCGAAAAAGTCGAGTTCCGTCTACCCGGTGAAGGAAAATTTAGCTTGAACGCTACTATTCGCTTACAAGAAACGGGCGAAACCAAGCAAACAGGCTTCACTGCTATACCTCGTATGAAGGAAGGCGGAAACCGCATCTCCCTTGAGGAAGTTCAGTACGTGGAAGGGAAAGATTTATCGCCAGAACTAACTAACGCGCTGTTAGAAAAGTCCAGCGAATTGTTGGATCTCCGTAACTTTGAAATGGAAGGAATGTCGCTGCGCCTGAAGGGTTTGGATGTGCAAAAGAGCAAACTGACCCTGCAAGCAGAAGCTCTTGTAAAAGAGTTTCCTTCAGCGTAA
- the crtO gene encoding beta-carotene ketolase CrtO → METYDVVIIGAGHNGLVCAAYLLKAGYSVLLLEKRPVPGGAATTEEALPKEAPGFHFNLCAIDHEFIHLGPVIEELELEKYGLEYLFCDPVVFCPHPDGKYFLGHRSVEKTCAEIARYNERDAKKYAEYTDFWQRVIGAMIPMFNAPPKSIIDIVGNYDLKKLQDLFSVIGGPDKTLDFIRTMLTSAEDVINEWFDSEFLKAPLARLASELGAPPSQKSIAVGAIMMAMRHNPGMARPRGGTGALVKALVNLVTSLGGKILTDQHVEKILVDDGRAVGVRVGGGREYRATKGIISNIDAKRLFLQLVDESDVNTADPNLKERLERRIVNNNETILKIDLAMDEPLRFVHHDHKDEYLIGSVLIADSVRQVEIAHSDPSVGKIPLEDPSMYLVQPTMLDPSMAPPGKHTVWIEYFAPYQIAGAEGTGLHGTGWTDDLKNKVADRVIDKLADYAPNVKTATIARRVESPAELGERLGAYKGNYYHIDMTLDQMVFFRPLPELANYKTPIEGLFLTGAGTHPGGSISGMPGRNAARVFLHAQQPLTQTLKDAGNSLKSTVASVFKTS, encoded by the coding sequence ATGGAAACTTATGATGTTGTAATCATTGGTGCAGGCCACAATGGGCTGGTTTGCGCCGCTTATTTGCTCAAAGCTGGATATAGCGTGTTACTACTAGAAAAACGTCCCGTTCCTGGCGGCGCGGCAACAACCGAGGAAGCATTGCCGAAAGAGGCACCCGGTTTTCACTTCAACCTGTGCGCGATCGATCACGAATTCATCCACCTGGGCCCAGTCATTGAGGAATTAGAACTGGAAAAGTACGGTCTGGAGTACCTTTTCTGCGATCCAGTCGTCTTTTGTCCTCATCCAGATGGTAAATACTTTTTGGGTCACAGATCCGTTGAAAAAACCTGTGCGGAAATTGCCCGCTATAATGAGCGCGACGCTAAAAAATATGCAGAATACACAGACTTCTGGCAGCGTGTGATCGGCGCGATGATTCCCATGTTCAATGCGCCGCCAAAGTCAATTATAGATATTGTTGGCAACTACGACTTGAAAAAGCTGCAAGATTTATTTTCCGTAATCGGTGGCCCGGACAAGACGCTAGATTTTATTCGCACAATGCTAACCAGCGCTGAGGATGTCATCAACGAGTGGTTTGATTCCGAGTTTCTCAAAGCGCCACTGGCACGATTAGCATCCGAACTCGGTGCGCCTCCCTCCCAAAAAAGCATTGCTGTGGGTGCGATCATGATGGCAATGCGCCATAATCCCGGCATGGCAAGACCTAGAGGTGGCACCGGGGCGCTCGTAAAGGCGTTAGTCAATTTAGTGACAAGCTTAGGCGGAAAAATACTCACTGACCAGCACGTTGAGAAGATTTTGGTGGACGATGGAAGGGCTGTGGGAGTCCGAGTTGGTGGTGGCAGGGAATACCGCGCAACCAAAGGTATTATTTCTAACATTGATGCCAAGCGCCTGTTCTTGCAATTGGTGGATGAAAGCGATGTGAATACTGCCGACCCAAATTTAAAGGAGCGCTTAGAACGTCGGATTGTCAACAATAACGAAACCATCCTCAAAATTGATTTGGCGATGGATGAACCGCTGCGCTTTGTGCATCACGACCACAAAGATGAGTACTTGATCGGTTCTGTGCTGATTGCTGACTCTGTGAGACAGGTGGAAATTGCACACAGCGACCCGTCTGTTGGCAAGATTCCGCTGGAAGATCCTTCTATGTATTTGGTTCAGCCGACGATGCTAGACCCGTCGATGGCTCCCCCTGGCAAACATACGGTTTGGATTGAATATTTTGCTCCTTATCAAATTGCTGGTGCGGAGGGGACTGGTTTACACGGTACTGGCTGGACGGATGACCTGAAAAATAAAGTGGCCGATCGCGTCATTGACAAGCTGGCAGATTATGCGCCAAATGTCAAGACAGCTACGATCGCACGTCGCGTGGAAAGTCCCGCCGAACTGGGAGAGCGTCTGGGGGCATATAAAGGTAACTACTACCACATCGATATGACCCTAGATCAGATGGTATTCTTCCGTCCCTTACCCGAATTGGCTAATTACAAAACGCCGATCGAAGGGCTGTTTCTCACGGGGGCGGGAACTCATCCCGGCGGTTCAATTTCGGGGATGCCGGGACGCAACGCAGCTCGCGTCTTCTTGCACGCACAGCAGCCTCTCACCCAAACTCTAAAGGATGCGGGAAATTCTTTGAAGTCAACGGTAGCCTCGGTCTTCAAAACCTCTTGA
- a CDS encoding DUF2993 domain-containing protein, whose translation MTRSRKVAKYMRSGDYIMTRDKEPWLEEEVLSAAAEIGVISQLDKVEDVNVDVRTNLLNIVQGQADSVSFAGQGLEIQKDIRVQEVQVQTGRISINPLSALFGEIKLNHPTDAAIRVVLTEEDINLSLNSDYIRSKLPPLDLDVNGQIITLELQHIEIHLPGNGQIKCSGKVILHEGNSRQLDFIALLYPRTSSQPLLLEAFHCTPGNGISLELILALMLKFKELLNLPYYELEGSAFRVKDMEVQKGSLMVMAEAYIRQIPSM comes from the coding sequence TTGACGCGATCGCGTAAAGTGGCCAAATATATGCGATCGGGAGACTACATCATGACGCGAGACAAGGAACCCTGGCTGGAAGAAGAAGTACTTTCTGCCGCAGCAGAAATAGGGGTAATTAGCCAATTGGATAAAGTAGAGGACGTCAATGTAGATGTCCGAACCAATCTGCTTAATATCGTTCAAGGACAAGCGGATTCAGTTTCATTTGCAGGCCAAGGTTTGGAAATCCAAAAAGACATCCGCGTGCAGGAAGTACAAGTACAAACAGGTCGGATTTCAATTAATCCTTTAAGCGCTCTTTTTGGTGAAATTAAACTTAATCATCCGACCGATGCCGCTATCCGCGTTGTCCTAACAGAAGAAGATATCAACCTCTCTCTCAACTCCGACTACATCCGCAGCAAGTTGCCACCTTTAGACCTGGATGTAAATGGTCAAATTATCACCCTGGAATTGCAACACATCGAGATTCACCTACCAGGTAACGGTCAGATAAAATGCAGCGGAAAAGTTATCCTGCACGAGGGCAATTCTCGACAGTTAGACTTCATTGCTTTGCTTTACCCGCGCACTTCTTCGCAGCCGTTGTTACTAGAGGCGTTCCACTGCACGCCGGGAAATGGCATTTCACTGGAATTAATTTTGGCTTTGATGTTGAAGTTCAAGGAACTGCTGAATTTACCTTACTATGAATTGGAAGGAAGTGCGTTTCGCGTCAAGGATATGGAAGTGCAAAAAGGCAGCTTAATGGTGATGGCGGAAGCCTACATCAGACAAATACCGTCGATGTAA
- a CDS encoding saccharopine dehydrogenase family protein has product MTDRVLIVGGSGRIGSSVAADLVAHTKAEITITGRDSAAGEAVAEMLGSQVQFLSLDLADKEGLRNAIASANIAIHCAGPFHYRDANVLKTCIEQGVNYLDVSDHRSFTIKALNYKSAAEKAGITAIVNTGIFPGISNSIVRQGVEQLDEAERIHLSYVVSGSGGAGITVMRTTFLGLQNPFEAWIDGKWQTVKPYSDREAVEFPSPYDRNGVYWYDMPETFTLPDTFSVKTVITKFGSVPDFYNYLTWWVAKVWPSSWIKNPNVIEFLANVSHKMTNFTDRFSGIGVAIRSEVTGKKDGKSSILCSTLVHENTAVAAGYGTGSLAQLMLEGKLKKPGVWPVEQALPTDLFEQTMESRGVTIQQEWLSH; this is encoded by the coding sequence ATGACTGATAGAGTTTTAATTGTAGGTGGAAGCGGACGGATAGGCAGCAGCGTTGCTGCGGATCTGGTTGCTCATACTAAGGCAGAAATTACTATTACTGGGCGGGACTCAGCTGCTGGGGAAGCGGTGGCTGAAATGCTTGGGTCGCAAGTGCAGTTTCTGAGTTTGGATTTGGCGGATAAGGAGGGGTTGCGAAATGCGATCGCATCTGCCAACATCGCCATCCACTGTGCTGGGCCATTTCATTACCGCGATGCCAATGTTCTCAAAACTTGCATCGAACAAGGTGTCAATTATCTAGATGTCAGCGATCATCGTTCTTTTACTATCAAAGCACTGAACTATAAATCTGCTGCCGAAAAAGCCGGAATAACTGCGATCGTTAATACGGGGATTTTTCCCGGTATTTCTAACAGCATCGTGCGTCAGGGTGTGGAACAATTGGATGAGGCAGAACGCATTCACCTTAGTTATGTGGTGTCTGGTTCTGGTGGCGCTGGAATTACGGTGATGCGGACGACATTTTTAGGTTTGCAAAATCCGTTTGAAGCATGGATAGATGGGAAGTGGCAGACGGTGAAGCCATATAGCGATCGCGAAGCTGTTGAATTCCCATCTCCTTACGATCGCAATGGCGTCTACTGGTACGATATGCCAGAAACTTTCACTTTGCCCGACACTTTTTCTGTCAAAACAGTTATTACAAAATTCGGTTCTGTTCCCGACTTTTACAATTACCTAACTTGGTGGGTTGCCAAAGTTTGGCCGTCCAGCTGGATAAAGAATCCAAACGTTATCGAGTTTTTAGCTAATGTCAGCCATAAAATGACTAATTTTACCGATCGCTTCAGCGGCATTGGCGTAGCAATTCGTTCTGAAGTCACCGGAAAAAAAGATGGAAAATCATCTATTTTATGTTCGACTTTGGTACATGAAAATACAGCCGTAGCCGCTGGTTACGGCACTGGTAGCCTAGCCCAGCTAATGCTTGAAGGAAAACTGAAAAAACCCGGTGTTTGGCCTGTGGAACAGGCGCTGCCAACCGATTTATTTGAACAAACAATGGAAAGCCGAGGGGTAACGATTCAGCAAGAGTGGCTGTCGCACTAA
- a CDS encoding cytochrome P450: protein MKQPKGPQTPTFVQILQWVFSPMSFMEDCAKRYGDLFSIRLGTNSDPLVFVSNTQVLQQILTGDTTKQFEAPGDLNVIFEFLLGKQSVITLSGTLHQRQRQLMMPPFHGERMRTYGNTISNITDEIMNRWQIGKPFCVRSSTQLITLRTILEAVFGLYEGPRAQKLEQLLSVMLDEASTPLSVAMLYFPAFQKDLGAWSPWGRVVRRQQQVDQLLYEEIREHRENPDPSRTDILSLLMAAVDEAGQPMTDQELRDELMTLLVAGHETTATALAWALYWIHKLPEVREKLLQELDSLGENPDSNAIFKLPYLNAVCNETLRIYPVAMLVFPRVPKEEVSLAGYDFKPGTVLIGSIYLTHHREDLYPEPRKFKPERFLERQFSPYEFLPFGGGARRCIGFAFAMFEMKIALAKILSRLELELVDNGEVRPKRRGLVTAPDRSIKLVVKGERAVKSRTLEAVSS from the coding sequence ATGAAACAACCAAAAGGCCCGCAAACCCCAACATTTGTACAAATACTCCAGTGGGTATTTAGCCCAATGTCATTTATGGAAGACTGCGCCAAACGCTATGGCGATCTCTTCAGCATCCGACTGGGCACAAATTCTGACCCTTTGGTGTTCGTTAGCAACACCCAAGTACTGCAACAGATTTTGACAGGAGATACAACAAAGCAATTTGAAGCACCCGGTGATTTAAACGTGATTTTTGAATTTTTACTAGGGAAGCAGTCTGTAATCACCCTCAGCGGTACTCTACACCAACGTCAGCGCCAACTGATGATGCCACCCTTTCACGGTGAAAGGATGCGAACCTATGGAAATACGATTAGCAATATCACCGACGAAATAATGAATAGATGGCAGATAGGCAAACCCTTCTGCGTTCGATCTTCTACCCAATTAATCACTCTGCGGACGATTTTGGAAGCGGTATTTGGCTTATACGAAGGCCCACGCGCCCAAAAATTAGAGCAACTTCTCAGTGTCATGCTGGATGAGGCGAGTACTCCCTTAAGCGTCGCGATGCTTTATTTTCCAGCTTTCCAAAAGGATTTAGGCGCTTGGAGTCCGTGGGGAAGAGTTGTTCGTCGCCAGCAGCAAGTTGACCAACTTCTTTATGAAGAAATTCGAGAACATCGCGAAAATCCCGACCCCTCTCGCACGGATATCCTCAGCTTGCTGATGGCAGCAGTTGATGAAGCGGGACAACCAATGACAGACCAAGAATTGCGCGATGAGTTGATGACTCTGTTGGTGGCGGGTCACGAAACTACGGCAACAGCGTTAGCTTGGGCGCTGTATTGGATTCACAAATTGCCAGAAGTGCGCGAAAAACTACTGCAAGAATTGGATAGTCTTGGGGAAAATCCAGACTCCAACGCGATTTTCAAATTACCTTACCTCAACGCCGTTTGCAACGAGACTCTGCGAATTTACCCAGTAGCTATGCTCGTTTTCCCAAGAGTGCCGAAAGAAGAAGTATCGCTAGCAGGTTACGATTTCAAACCGGGTACGGTGTTGATAGGTTCTATTTATCTGACGCACCACCGCGAGGATTTGTATCCCGAACCAAGGAAGTTTAAACCAGAAAGATTTTTGGAAAGACAGTTTTCTCCTTATGAGTTTTTGCCTTTTGGCGGTGGCGCGAGACGCTGCATTGGTTTTGCCTTTGCCATGTTTGAAATGAAAATAGCGCTGGCTAAAATACTTTCGCGTTTAGAATTGGAACTTGTCGATAATGGCGAAGTGCGACCAAAACGGCGCGGTTTGGTGACAGCACCCGATCGCAGTATTAAGCTAGTTGTCAAAGGCGAGCGAGCGGTAAAATCTCGCACCCTGGAAGCTGTCTCCAGTTAG
- a CDS encoding cytochrome P450, whose translation MRLPEGPKTPEIVQLLQWVASPLTLMDDCAKKYGEIFTLRVGENCNPIVFLSNPQAIKEVFTADYKQFDSGPANELAKPILGQYSLMLMDGDRHRRERQLLMPPFHGERMRTYGQLIQDIALAVTKEWQIGKTFSVREVMQEISLRVILQAVFGLQEGIRSQQLRQLLSEMLDEISSPLNSALLFFPSLQKDLGLWSPWGRFLRRQQEISKLLYAEISERREKPDPSRTDILSLLMSARDENDRPMTDAELHDELRSLLVAGHETTATSLAWALYSIHHVPGVLDKLLQEIDSLGDHTDPAAFAKLPYLTAVCNETLRIYPILFITFGRIAKSPIEIMGHLFEPGTQLAPCIYLTHRREDIYPEPDKFKPERFLERQFSPYEYFPFGGGNRRCLGIALAAFEMKLVLGTILSRWQLALADKRPVRPIRRGFTLGPSGGVRMVVCDRRYRKSRIMETTV comes from the coding sequence ATGAGACTACCTGAAGGCCCGAAAACTCCTGAAATTGTACAGTTGCTGCAATGGGTCGCTAGCCCGTTGACATTGATGGATGATTGTGCTAAAAAATACGGCGAAATTTTCACGCTGCGGGTGGGCGAAAATTGTAATCCCATCGTCTTTTTAAGCAACCCACAGGCAATTAAAGAAGTTTTTACAGCCGATTACAAACAGTTTGACAGCGGGCCAGCGAACGAGTTGGCAAAACCGATACTCGGACAGTATTCGCTGATGTTGATGGATGGCGATCGCCACCGCAGAGAACGCCAGTTATTGATGCCTCCATTTCACGGCGAACGGATGCGAACCTACGGTCAGCTAATTCAAGATATCGCGCTTGCAGTTACCAAAGAGTGGCAGATCGGTAAAACATTCTCAGTTCGCGAGGTGATGCAAGAGATTTCCCTGCGCGTAATCTTACAAGCAGTGTTTGGTTTGCAAGAAGGAATCCGCAGTCAACAACTGCGGCAACTTTTGTCAGAAATGCTGGATGAGATAAGTTCTCCCTTGAATTCCGCTTTGCTTTTCTTTCCGTCACTGCAAAAAGATTTAGGCTTGTGGAGTCCGTGGGGTCGCTTCCTGCGTCGCCAGCAGGAAATTAGCAAACTCCTCTATGCGGAAATTAGCGAACGTCGAGAAAAACCAGATCCATCCCGCACAGACATCCTCTCTTTACTCATGTCTGCACGGGATGAAAACGATCGACCAATGACAGATGCAGAATTGCACGACGAATTGCGATCGCTTTTAGTCGCCGGACACGAAACTACAGCCACATCCTTAGCTTGGGCACTATATTCAATTCACCACGTACCCGGCGTACTCGACAAGCTGCTGCAAGAAATAGATAGCCTTGGCGACCACACAGACCCTGCTGCTTTCGCCAAACTGCCCTATCTTACAGCTGTTTGCAACGAAACCCTGCGAATTTATCCAATTCTGTTTATCACGTTTGGCAGAATTGCCAAATCTCCCATAGAAATTATGGGTCATTTGTTTGAACCAGGTACACAGTTAGCTCCCTGTATTTATTTAACTCACCGGCGCGAAGATATATATCCAGAACCAGATAAATTTAAACCAGAACGCTTTCTAGAACGCCAGTTTTCCCCCTACGAATATTTCCCCTTTGGAGGAGGTAATCGTCGCTGTCTCGGTATAGCATTGGCAGCATTTGAAATGAAACTGGTGCTGGGAACAATACTGTCGCGCTGGCAACTGGCACTTGCCGATAAACGTCCAGTTCGACCTATACGTCGAGGCTTTACATTAGGCCCATCTGGCGGCGTGCGGATGGTTGTTTGCGATCGGCGTTATCGGAAATCTAGAATCATGGAAACTACTGTTTAG
- a CDS encoding cobyrinic acid a,c-diamide synthase has product MTKPKSRSSSRLQEIQSDTLFEKLPPLARKWAESLPWEERRYVLSLCHLLCASAPEMQADFLDEYTADGLVWRMLQDRDTQHQVQKYLRRFNLKTELNKALLKPYVRQFFIHSSQDLREQPNLYLESALRLVINPKEKSSVFNYILGFELLKMIFQMSWAQQERLSELQKFPASFIKTYIKPIQNAHKINGIVTPKHERVFFEKHDYFVQEPNIEEDKVIELVMPTFTANAVSDFGFSIIRHPQSLEFDYEYIFQPEQEGIFTQNLESVGL; this is encoded by the coding sequence ATGACTAAACCTAAATCTAGAAGCTCATCCAGGTTACAGGAAATTCAATCAGACACTCTTTTTGAGAAACTCCCTCCACTTGCTAGAAAATGGGCGGAAAGTTTGCCTTGGGAAGAACGCCGTTATGTTTTGTCCTTGTGTCATCTCCTCTGTGCATCTGCACCAGAAATGCAAGCGGATTTTTTAGACGAATATACCGCAGATGGTTTAGTTTGGCGAATGCTGCAAGACAGAGACACTCAACACCAAGTTCAAAAATATTTAAGAAGATTTAACTTGAAAACCGAGTTAAATAAAGCCCTGTTAAAACCCTATGTAAGGCAGTTTTTTATACATTCATCTCAAGATTTACGAGAACAGCCCAATCTGTATTTAGAATCTGCTTTACGATTGGTGATTAATCCAAAAGAAAAAAGTAGCGTTTTCAATTATATTTTAGGTTTTGAGCTGCTTAAAATGATCTTTCAAATGAGTTGGGCGCAGCAAGAAAGATTATCTGAATTACAAAAATTCCCAGCTAGTTTTATTAAAACCTATATCAAACCCATTCAAAATGCACACAAAATTAACGGCATAGTTACTCCCAAACACGAAAGAGTTTTTTTTGAAAAGCATGATTATTTTGTCCAAGAACCTAACATAGAGGAAGACAAAGTAATCGAGCTAGTCATGCCTACTTTTACCGCAAATGCAGTCAGCGATTTTGGTTTTTCAATAATTCGTCATCCCCAATCCTTAGAGTTTGATTATGAATATATTTTTCAGCCGGAACAAGAAGGTATTTTCACCCAAAATCTTGAATCTGTTGGTCTGTAA
- a CDS encoding phthiocerol/phthiodiolone dimycocerosyl transferase family protein, whose protein sequence is MIDNRELAPIEQAMEILNRRAGSYNVVTISRIEGFLNEDILRQALDLIQCRHPRLNSRIVGELDSLRFETEGTQRIPLRVENKLDNEEWQEVVLEEMNEKIDSSKVLLRAVLVRIESESSKNYLLTTIHHAITDGLSGIQLHSEILTYCQKIASGDRISEVGTLPALPPHNELLPEWMPGFRGQVKGVLFLLRLKFQMLWNKPETLGFEKVVPTELRRCGMVHRQLDEEFTQQLVNTCRQEKTTVQGALCAAMMFAAARKIADLQKRDVRLSCRSYVDLRRRLKPVISEENISILASSLTSFHILHPNTLLWELARNVTQQLEAGLKRDDIFSVVLMSKKIIESLLSRPNEVPVTVALTNVGRINIPRVYGSFELEEISYIPAQAAFGGVFSAAVTTFAGKMILNFMFSEPSLGRDTMESLVNNAILCLVEACNNKVVTLMT, encoded by the coding sequence ATGATTGACAATAGAGAACTCGCCCCCATAGAGCAAGCTATGGAAATTTTGAATCGCCGTGCTGGCTCGTATAATGTGGTAACAATCAGTCGAATCGAAGGTTTTCTCAACGAAGACATTCTCAGACAGGCTCTAGACCTTATTCAGTGTCGTCACCCTCGTCTGAATTCTCGTATTGTCGGTGAGTTGGATAGTCTTCGTTTTGAAACAGAAGGGACGCAAAGGATTCCTTTGCGTGTTGAGAACAAGTTGGACAACGAGGAGTGGCAAGAAGTAGTTCTGGAAGAGATGAACGAGAAAATTGATAGTAGTAAAGTCCTGTTGCGAGCTGTCCTTGTTCGTATTGAGAGTGAAAGTAGTAAAAATTATCTGCTCACCACAATACACCACGCCATAACAGACGGGTTATCGGGCATCCAATTGCACTCAGAAATATTGACTTACTGCCAGAAAATTGCGTCGGGCGATCGAATTAGCGAAGTTGGTACCTTGCCTGCACTTCCACCTCATAACGAACTACTGCCGGAATGGATGCCGGGGTTTCGAGGTCAGGTGAAAGGCGTTTTATTTTTATTGCGGCTTAAATTCCAGATGCTGTGGAACAAACCGGAAACCTTGGGTTTTGAGAAGGTTGTACCAACTGAATTAAGGCGTTGCGGTATGGTTCATAGGCAGCTAGATGAAGAATTTACCCAACAGCTTGTCAATACTTGCAGGCAGGAAAAGACAACGGTGCAAGGTGCTTTGTGCGCCGCTATGATGTTCGCAGCAGCGAGAAAAATAGCCGATCTTCAGAAAAGAGATGTGCGCCTCAGCTGTCGCTCTTATGTCGATTTGCGAAGACGTTTAAAACCAGTTATCAGCGAAGAAAACATAAGTATATTGGCTTCTTCTTTAACTTCATTTCACATCCTTCACCCGAATACATTGCTTTGGGAATTAGCGCGAAATGTAACTCAACAACTTGAAGCTGGATTAAAGCGCGACGATATCTTCAGCGTAGTGTTGATGTCAAAGAAAATTATCGAGTCTCTTCTCTCCCGTCCCAATGAAGTGCCTGTTACAGTGGCTCTCACCAATGTCGGTCGAATAAATATTCCCAGAGTTTACGGCTCATTTGAACTAGAAGAAATCAGCTATATTCCAGCGCAGGCGGCATTTGGGGGTGTTTTTAGTGCTGCTGTCACAACCTTTGCGGGAAAAATGATTTTGAATTTTATGTTTTCTGAACCTTCCCTCGGTCGGGATACTATGGAAAGTCTTGTCAACAATGCAATATTGTGTCTCGTTGAGGCTTGCAATAACAAGGTTGTCACGCTGATGACATGA